One Rhinolophus ferrumequinum isolate MPI-CBG mRhiFer1 chromosome X, mRhiFer1_v1.p, whole genome shotgun sequence genomic window, ctgagAACACTCACTCCTCAAaagggacctctgcagccaatatatcactcccaatttttaaccactacATGTGGGTATGGGGACCAGCTCGTTCtatctctctgtccctcctaccagtcttgtcATGGCTTCCGTATGTCCATAGTTATAGAACTGATGAACTTCAGATAATTTTCAATGAAGATTGTTTTGtagtttgtaattttgatgtggtcacgaCAGGATGcaatatatttataagaaaaaggttttttatgttaaattagtttcaacataaaaatccttgtcttagaaaattctctcctctgtctttatatacaattatatatcgTAAAAATGATGTATGAGGTTATCTTTGCATACATCTTTGCATGTAtcattttctgtacattttattattattattattattataaacttgGTACATTAAGTATATTTTCAGTCTGGAAGGCATTTTCTTGATCTcttaaataataaagtgaaactgaggtttatatttttcatcatcacgtctttttttttctatttctgtgctcAACGTGAGTCATTTATCCAATAACCCTTTTTGCTAAACATTGTGGGTAACACAAAAGAAACATGATGTATATTCTTTGCCCTCAAAGACACACACTCTCTAGAAAGTCAAGACACATATACCATTGAGGAGAAAAAAACGATTAAGTACCAAAGTGCATAATACAGCAGGAGTTacaatagaatattttctttttaaaaatgagattcatTTTCACTGAAATGTATGCAGAAGATTTCACAGAGGTGATAGGACTTGCACTGGTTCTTAAGTGATACTGGATGAAGTTGGAATAAGGGGAGAGGGTTTTTACAAATTagagtaaagaaacaaaagaatgaacaGGACAAAGAGAGTGAATGGAGACTGGTTtacataccttgtttccctgaaaataagacctaaccagaaaataaaccctaacatgatttttcaggatcacatcacctgaacataaaccctaatgttgttttggagcaaaaattaatataagacccagtcttattttcggggaaaaactgTATGTGGAAAGACCTTGATGGGCAGTAGGAAAagataaagttgaaaataaactGGGGTCCAATTACAGAGGAACTCAAGTACTAAAGGGGAGAGTTTGGACTTGATATTATTTGGCTTGGGCTAGACTAACAGTGGAAAtatggggggcggggtggaggatGAATATAAGAAACCTGGGGAGTAGTTCTGGTCAAGATAGTAGAGTAGGTGAATGTACAGAAAGATGATACATGCAAAGATATATGCAAAGATAACCTTGTACAtcatttttgcaatatatacttgtatataaagACAGAGGAGAGAATTTTCTAAGTCAAGGATTTTTATGTtgaaactaattcaaaatgaaaaaccttTTTCTTACAAATATATTGGAGAATTTGGAAGGGTATAGATTTATGCTTTTTGGATTTTAGAATGAATCTATCAGGCTtctagtaaaaaaataaaataaccctgAAACAATTTTTTGATAAAGTCATATCCAATGAACTTCTAATAAGATAACTGctgttttagttcttttaaaacttgaaataaaatcaCTGCAATTGAATGCAGATTTTGATGGCAGTAATAATTTTATCCCCACATATCCCAGGAAGCAGTTTAAAACTTTGATAACTCAAGTCTTGGAAGAAACAATCAAGCCATTAAAGGCAAGAAATCTTTGGAGGCTATTACGTTAAGTGAGGTAAAAATAGATGAAACTTGTAATTGTTACAAGTATTATTGTACAGATAGATAAACGTTAAGCAGAGAGAAACCTTATATTAGAAAATGTTATCTGAACATCGCTGAAGTGGAGACTGGTCTATTGGTCTgaggattataaaataataataaaattagctCTTTCTGAATAAAATGCTAATCTTGAATCACTTCATGAAATTGACATGCGTGCCTCTAATagctcattttccatttttctttctcatttttttcctccttaacatttcataaatgtcataatacacattaaaaatcaTGATGCCTCCCCTGTATTTCTGAAGTCATTATCTAGGATATTATTGCACAATTTCAAACATTTGAAATGCTGACATTGATTGATAAAGTTATTCATAATACATGCCTATTGCTGATTTAATTACTTTGGGGTTAAATGAAGAAGCATTTTAAATGGTGTGCTCTAATGTAGTTCAAttattgaaaacaaatcaaacaagaaatatgcttcaaaaaagaaatatgataaaaggacataatttctctgaaaaactttatttttaaatgcaggatatttataaattaatggcGCCCAGAAAAGATGTAttctttgtcctttctctttAAATATCAGCATCATCAAATATTAAGTGCCTGTAAATATCTACTCTAATTGATCTCATGCTTTTCCTTGACCTTGATACATTGCTCGATGTTTCCCTAAAGAGCTGAATACCTGTTCAGTCCTGCTGCTTTGCTGGCTGACTGATTTCTTCCTGTCATTAAATCATTTGTTCCGAAAACTCTGTTCCCTGTAAGAATTAACCTCTCTTCTCAAAATTTTCAGTATATGCCACAGCCAATCATACTAATGCTGTCTGCAAGACCTGTCAGTAAAATAAGCCTGCAGTAATGGTAGCGCTGCAGCTTCCATTGCTGCTTCAAGCATAATACAGTCAGCTCGTGTCTGGAGATGATGTAAGATGAAGTTTCAGGGCTGTGATGAAGAGGTCTTCAAATCTAAATAGCTTCTGCGAGGCAAATGGTTCTGTGTTTCTCAGGTAATTGTAATCCCTGAAATCAAACCACCTCTCAAGGTGTGCAATGACATGGTtatcaaatgttttaaatgatttcttgaGCATCAGAGCTGAAAAGAATGGCACGTTTAGATTTGTTTGAAATTCATAATATTTGTCATTCAGCCTCCAAACCAGCTTGCTCTTATCATTTGGTATGGTGCGATACAGATGGCAACCACTtgaatgccatttcttttttcccagagAGAGACTGCTGTCCTAGAATTATAGCagcatattaaagaaaaaagttataccctttaaaaataaatttcccagCTCCCATGGGATGTTATCTTGGGGAAACttaatactttattaaaaaaaggagCTCATGTACAACAATATCTCATGTCAGTTAAAGTGCTTAGAGTAGAAGTTTCCTTGGTGAATCTTATGTTTctagttgcaattttaaatttattttgctttaaatatttgaagtaagactaaattatgtaattaataaGAGTAGTTCTACTCTAAGATGTTTCTCCAATAACAAGATATTTTGGTCTTGAGGACTGCAATGCAAAAACATGTGGATCTGACCTAAATAGCGCTTGTTGTAGCCAttagtgagagagagaaattttacttaggtttaatgtctttttaaaaacttgccttGGATGGCTATCtgcttcactcttttttttttaaagtgtgtttttctaggacccatcagctccaagtcaggtagttgtttcaatgtagttgtggagggcacagctcacagtggcccatgtggggatcaaaccggcaacgtTATTGTTAAGAGCATCGGGCTCTAGccacctgagctaaccggctgcccctgtgctttatttactttttttttttttttggactttaaaagggtaaattttatatgaattatctcaataaagctgttacaaaagagaaaatgtagtaGAATCTAGTTGATGAACAGTTTGTATTTGTTCGACTCGACTCCCTCtcaccattttgttttctattctgttgccattgtacatattttatttgaccTTACTTCCAGAGAtttgttaatcatttttaaaataaccttttccTACTTCCCCTTCAATCCTATCCCCCCACCACTACCAAActcttcaaatgaaaaataaccagaTAGAAACTGTTCGCAGGTTTTAAGAAAAACCAcactttacaattttaaaaaagtattaaatgtgACCATTGTTCACATTTACTTTTCACACAGTCCAAGGtcacatatgtacatattcaaAAAACAAGTAGTTTTTGCCTAGAAACAATAACATATCACATTAAGCAAACaatataatgtataacatgaATTCTAAAACTCATTTTGGATTATATGAAACTACTTTGTAAAAGTTACAAAACAAGTGTTCATCAGTCTCAAgaaatgtttgaattttaaaataatgctgctataatacatttctttcatgaaattaaaaaaaattacattggtGAGTAGAAGGTATCATTTCACAGGTACAGAGACTGAATGAGTACATATAAAAATCCATTGCCAAAGCTAAGCTTAGAGCTGATTTCTTCTCTTGGATTGTTTAATTTAATAGTATACAATACTTATCTATTGTTGGAATAACACCTGAGCAATTTAGCTAAAGatacaaacaataacaaaagtcCTGCACAAATATTCAAACTTGGGGAACTCTagttaaaataacagaaaaatagaaaaattttccttccaaaaaaaGGTCTCGACAAAGATTCAGATACCCCATGTAAATTATTCAACAGTCATATTGAATCAATCTTTTCTGTATtccttaaataaaactttataatcgactgaagaaaaaacaaatttcatattCAAAAACACTTTCAAAAGCATCTATAATTAACAATgcaaaaaatatggtaaaaacaCAACCAATTCATTGAAGTCTTCAAGTGTagcaacattttattatttttggtgcaTCTTCTTCCGCATTTCTTCCAGggctgcttctttctctctcagcatCTGCTTAagtcttcttattttttcatctcGAATGGTTTCTTCTAACTCTGGTGGTGTCATGGGAAAAATATCTTcagtataatttttattaaaggacTGACTTTGTTCAAAATCTGCATTTGAACTCAATGTGCctttttcctggttctccagggTACAGTGTCCtatttcagttctcttttcttctctggtttTGTTGCAGCTTGTAAGAATGTTATGGTGTGATACATCTAAAGTTGGTAAAATACTGCTAATGAGTTGGGAATTGGTGACATTAGTTCCTCCATTTACAGTTGTGTTATAAGcactctcagttttcttcttttttgtgtaATCCATCTTCTTAATgttttttgctcttcttttcttatcaaaaccctgttttctgtctttctccttcaCTATAAACTCTGTGTCTTTTTCACTCTTCACCAAACTTCTAAAAGTATTAAAAGCTTCTCCAGAGCCCAAACGATCAGGAATCCGAGTAAGGCACACTCTCAAATCTTTAGTGAGaccaaatatctttttaaattcagcATCAGTCTTCACATATGATGCCTTAGTGTTTCTTCCTTGAgaatttttcttgtcatttctttcttgaataaCTTTTCCTAATGTTGATGCCATCTCATTCTGGATCAATGCGAGGCGTTGCCTGACTTTTCCTCTGCGGCTTTCAGGAAGACCCCCTGGAGGTTATTGGGCATTTTAGAGGGGTGGAAGGGGCCAGCACATCCAGGAAAGTGggcagtgtggggctggggtcctccAAGGGGCGAGAACCAGAGCAGGGAATGTTGGGCTGGAGTTACTCCGGAACAACTCTGAGGAGTTCGAGGCTGAAAAGAGGGCGACGGCGAGCTCTCTAGAGGGCGTATCCCTAAGCTTCGGAGGGAGGCGGTGCGGCCACCGGAAACCGGAAGAATGGGACGAGGCTGACGGTACTGGCTGAGCGCTGGACTCTGAGAGAAACGGTCGAGTCTCCGCCCCACAGAGCCACGACAACGCTCCAGAGCCACCCAGAGCCGGCGctctatttactttttaatgtcgGTGTTTAACCTATTTTAATaaaggtttctgtttttttaattataaaatggataGGTGAGTATAAAGTATGCTGATTTCTTTCTCAGTTAACCACACATATGGAGAACACGACTGTTCAAGTCAAAGAGCATAACCAAGTCAGTCCCAATATTAGGTGCTGAAATGGGTCTGCCGATTGACTTACCACCTTGTGTTGTAGAACCATGAGAACAGTGACTGTTgaatttatttgtatgtcttgAGCACCTCGTATACTTCCTGGCTAAACGAATGTagaatagatgaaaaaaacagctttatattTGGTGAATAAGTGGTACATACCTCATCTCATTTCAGCCTTTCATAAGCTTCCTGGACTAGTAGATAAGGTagtttattatccccattttgtaaatgagaagacaaagatcTAGAGCGATGAGTTAACTTACTAAAATAAACTTAACTTACTAAGATGATTTAGTGACCAACTGGGCAAGGCGTCTCATCTATCAGTCAGTAGTGTCCTTAAGTATAGGTCTTGAGAAGGTCTGCTCCCACTcctaaacagaaaagaaagttgcTATGATTATATCTGGGTACTGGCAAGTACTTTTTCCTCAGAGATATTtgagtgtatgtgtgcatgtatgtttgGTGACATTTTTTTAGCTCCTTCAGAGATATGAGGACTGATTATTTATACGAGGTCTGAGAATTActttcgcgaactcatcctagacaaagtgctacacacctcgttgctgaatatcactactgtcaccttcaaagtactccccttgggaagctgtgcaccaatgccagtgcctagtccacccttcaaagcaattttggaactctttttctggaatggtcatcagagctgtcgtcgtagtatccttgatgtcctgaatgtcatcaaaatgtcttcctttccatacttcctttattttggggtaaagaaagaagtcattgggggccagatcaggtgagtatagggatggtgttccaacacagttatttgtttactggctataaactccctcatGGACAGTAccatgtgatctggtgcattgtcgtgatgcaagagccgtgaattgttggcaaaaagtgcaggtcgttttcgtctaacttttccacgcagccttttaagcacttccaaatagtatacttggttaactgtttgttcagttggtacaaattcataatgaataatccctctgatgtcaaaaaaggttagcaacattgttgcaacaaagttcatgaacttaattgtccaacctcatacaTCAtctaatgtttaataatttattttccacaatCTTTGTGATGCACCAACTCATCTAAATAAGGCATTTGACTCATTTCCCTGAAATCAGGCTTTTTCTCCTTTAAGGTGGCAGAGAACTTTCCACACCTTTTCCAATCATAAATTTTGGTGCAATGGATCCGCAGTCGACGGTATAAATGGCAGTGCGATCACAGAACTAATACTCTGAGGTTGAAAAACTGTGCCAATAAGTTTGATGCAAAATTAGTGTCAGAACattcttggaaaaatattttagttcatGTTAAAGTTGACTGGAATGCAGAgtattttcagaaaagcaaagcCTTGTGAAGGTATCATAAAATGACATTTCTACTTATTGCTAAACAATTTTAAAGTGTACTCTTCCTGAAGTAGTCTATGCTTTATTTCACCCTCACTTGTAATGGTTTTCCAATAATACAGTAGCTTGATATTGTCATTTTCAGTGAAAATCCACTCTGATCAAATCTTAAGTTCTGCTCCAGTGTTTGATAAACTCTAGGCATTTGTGCCTGCTGCTTTTTTTCGTGGATTGAAAAATCTCCTGGCACGTCACATGATCTTATCCTTTTCAGCAATCAAAAAGCATTTGGATCATTGCCAACGGGAAATGAGAAGTGATTGTGATGCCCTGTCAAAATTATTGTGATGAACAATCAGTGAGCTTTTTATCTGGAGGATCTGGTGGGCAGATGGAAATATGTTGCTACCTTCTGAGCTCTTTCCtttgaatagattttaaatatgttacataaaaattttttggtgaattttactatattgtactttttaaacattttatttttcaattacagttgacatacaatattatattagtttcaggtgtacagcatagtgattagacatttatataccttacgaggtgatcaccctgataagtctagtacctgtctgacaccatatgtagttattacaatgttattgactacattccctatgttgtactttacacccctgtgactattttgtaactgccactttgtactttttaatccctttctcctttttcacccacccctcccaATTTGGTGACCACAAatttgttctccgtatctatgagcttgtttctgttttgtttgtttgtttattttgttttttagattccacatataagtgaaatcacatggtgtttgtctttctctgtctgacttatttcacttatcataataccctCTTGTTCCAtaaatgttgtcacaaatggcaatatttcattcttttttttatggctgagtaatattccatcgtgtatatgtaccacctcttctttatccactcatctgttgatgaaaacttaggtggcttccatatcttggctattgtaaataatgctgcaatgaaaatagggTGCATAgatctttccaaattagtgtttttgatatcttcggataaatacccagaagtggaattgctgggtcatatggtggttctatttttaagtttttggaaaacctccatactgttttccattgtggctgcaccaatttacaatcccactaacagtgtatgagtgttcccttttctccacatcctcaccaatacttgtttgttgatttattgatgagtAAGACTCCTGGAGTCCTATGTGTAAATCTATCTTGCTTGGCCCGAAGCCAACTCATTTTCTAGGAATGAATCTCTTTCTTGATGGGAGGTAGAAGGTTAAATAAAGTGaaagttctttcttccttttctttttccttccttccttccttccttccttccttccttccttccttccttccttccttcattcttccctccctctcttcccctcccttctttctctttttcttccttcctccttttctttctgtaataGGAGCAGCCCTAGAGCAAAACCACATAAACCAAAACTATtcctaaaacaaataaacaatcacACCTGTCCTGGTCTTTGTTGGTAAAGTCTGGAGTTGCCCGGAAGGAGTGGATAGAAGTTTATACTGGTTGTCAAATTGGTGAGTGATTATTGCTGGAGAGGAAGAGTTACGTTGAGACCGTAGTCAGGCAGGTGGCAGTACTACTGTTGGGGGTGGTATATGCCAGGGACTGATTAAAAAGATCCATGGTCTTGCCTTGCAAGGCCCAGTGAGGATCCCCGGGGATAAATCTCAGAGTCATTGGAGGTACAGAAAAAATGTTCTTGAAAGGCAAATCTGTCATTCTGCTTCCTGGCATATATACTACGAAGCACTGGTGCCTGGCAGATGGCAGAGAACCAGAATTCGGCGGCATCGTTGGGTAGTAGAATCATCCAGTAATTACGGTAACCCCCACCTCTTAAGAATGAGCCTCTTCTCTCTCAGTTTCCTGTGACTTAGCGAGCTCTGCGATTCATATGGGATCCGACAGAGGGGGAAGGTCTAATAATGACTCATAGTGAGTGCTCTATCAGCCAGGAATGTGAAGGCTCATAACcaagttgaattttatttaaaaatcaaaacgaAACAAATGTGGTATTTCTTGTACCCAAACAACCTGGAACAAATCTATGCCTAtcccaaatacatttaaaaactggaaGGATACATCATGCATGTGTGTTTATCTGGGGGAAAGGGAgaacaatccttttttttttttttttttttaatcaaaacaaaaacaaaagtcaatttgTGTTGAGGAGAAGATCTAGAGATGCATAGATATCACCATGGTCATCTGGATGAACACTAAACTTGATGCATACTCCTAGGATGACTTTGAGAGCCTGGAAGCCTTAGATTCAAACATAGCTTTGAAGTGGATAAACTAAAAGCCATGCAAAACTATATGATCTCTTCTACCCACTATCCAGTTCCACAAAGGACAtctacaattataaatatttcaaactatTTCATAAACTGTGATTATATGATCAAGTCAATACCACTGATTTATCCATTTAATATTTAGTGAGTATTTATTGGTAGCCTAttctgtgtcaggcactcttctaggGACTTAGgatagataataataaaataagttaatcGTGCCCCTTCTGCCCATTTCAACTGACCACCTTTTTTGTGCCTCCACACTGTTGATATGGGACATCCTATTGTACTATACTGTTGATCACATTGTGTTAAAATAATCAGTTTATGCAATTTGGGTTGAAAATAGCTTATACAATATAAAGGcagaaaatgtgagaaaacagGAATAATAGATTTGACTGCATAAAAGTTAGAAacttcacagaaagaaaaagaaaacatcaaggaaaaagataaagtagGGGAAACATTTGTAACATATATGACACACAGGTTTTCTGTCTACAATATATAAAGAGTTCTTCCAGAACACTAAGCAACACATCAATAACCAGCTGGAAAATCCCCAAAGGACACAAATAGAAActatactaaagaaaaaaatacaatagctaataaatatatttaaatgtttaagcTCCGTAGCAATCAAGGAAACATAAACTTAAGGAATAAGATATCTAGCTATCTAGGATCTCTAGCTATCAAATTGGAAAAGACgaaaagttaaaaatatccaATTCTGAATCTCTAATGAAGAGTTTCTTAACcttagcactattgacatttgggcaGGATAATTCCTTGATGTGGGGAgctgtcctgtacattgtaggatgtttaacagtATTCCTGGCCTCTACCCGCTAGACGCCGGGAGCATCCATTTCCTGTTGTGATGACTAAACTGTCTCTAGGCATTGCCACATGTCCTCTGGGAGGCAAAATCTCCCTgagttgagaaccattgctttaaGAGTATGGAGGTACCCGGTATTTTCCCCACTCATCATGATCTCAGCTACTTTCATATTTGTGCATATTCTTGCTCCAGGGATTTACTTTCCTACTCTTATCATCCTTCATGTTTCTGCTAAGGCTTTTGAGAAACCCTACATGATCTCTCAAGATAAGTTCCCATAACACCCTGCATTTACCCTGATGGCAGCACTTTTTACACTActgtattttatcaaattatttgcCGGTCTTTTCTAATAGAATGTCAAGTCCAAACAGGCCTGCATTATGACTGTAATGAGCCCTAGCAACTTGTGcctcttttccccccaaaatattaaagttatattttatgaCTGCGATTGATATAAAGACTAATACAATCGAGCCAAGagtatattcattttttcccttcttatttaaaaagaaaaaagaaagaacattaagGAATAACAAcgaaaagaaattagaaaagggggaaaagtgaagggggataagaggttcaaatttttaggtataagacaaataagtcatcgggatgtaatatacagcataggcaATGTAGTCTAATAATGTGATAGCGTCgtacagtgtcacatggttgttggaaatatggtgatcacttccttaggtatataaatgttgaataactatggtgtacacctgaaactgatataatagtgtaagttagctatattttaataaaaaagtcttttaaaagccatcaagaaagaaaaaaacagaaattaaaacattttcatgaacCCCTGAAAACTATGTTGGGTCCTAAGCACTGTGCTTCCCATGCCTAATGGATAAAGTGGCCCTGACTTCAGAAAGACGGGGACCATGCGTGTCTTGGTCATCACTGTCCACTCAGTGCCTAAGATTCAGTAGACGTTTAATAAACAGTTCTCAAGTGAATAACTGGGTTACATTTTTGCTCAACAAGAAGTATGTCCAAATATTTGAATcacaaaaagctttaaaataattctaactcTCAAGATATAATCATTTCATTAGATGTTTTCCCCTAAGTTAATTGGTGCTCTAGTTTtgatgtatttgaaaaatattctacatgctcttatcatatttattattaaaatattccttgTAAGATATCAGAATTAGCACACGTCCCTTAAaacatgttgaattttattttggaatatagtCAAATTGCTGACATATCAGTTTGGGTTTTATTAGGCTTATTTCATGCTCTTTTAAATTGTTCTGAGTTGTAAAACTAAAATTGTCCTGGGGGGAAAATATTCctgataatgatttttttaaaaaaaaaattgaaatagatcCTTGACCATCTAGCTTTCTACTTCACTCTGATGTAAAATACTTGTGGCCATGGTATATATCAGATTATTATGTGGGTTCTTCCATAATTTTCTCctggctttcttttattttggagaatAAAGATATAATAGGTAAGTTTCAAAGTCTGGTAGGATGTGTAAGCGTTAACTGACAATTAAGAGTCAATTTTACCTTTCTGGTACTTAGAATTGTGATTTTGACAATTCCGTGAGTTTGCCATTTTGCCAGTTTCCCAGGTCATCAAGCACTGTCTTATTGATCTATGCCAACCGATAGATAGCCCATGCCCCCAAGGAGTTCAAAAATTatccttaaaataatttcctcctGGCATTAGGGTGCATAATTACATTAGTAATCAAAAGGCTACCAGGTAATTACAGAAGAAGACTAAAATAACTGGCAGTCTTGGGAGAAGAGTGCATCTCAGTCATATTTGAACCAAGCAAACTACTTCGGTTCCACTCCATAGTGTATCTTTCTAGCAATAGAATGTTTATGTCCTCCTGC contains:
- the LOC117024194 gene encoding ligand-dependent nuclear receptor-interacting factor 1, with amino-acid sequence MASTLGKVIQERNDKKNSQGRNTKASYVKTDAEFKKIFGLTKDLRVCLTRIPDRLGSGEAFNTFRSLVKSEKDTEFIVKEKDRKQGFDKKRRAKNIKKMDYTKKKKTESAYNTTVNGGTNVTNSQLISSILPTLDVSHHNILTSCNKTREEKRTEIGHCTLENQEKGTLSSNADFEQSQSFNKNYTEDIFPMTPPELEETIRDEKIRRLKQMLREKEAALEEMRKKMHQK